A portion of the Scleropages formosus chromosome 13, fSclFor1.1, whole genome shotgun sequence genome contains these proteins:
- the LOC108922888 gene encoding growth hormone secretagogue receptor type 1: protein MAVSDILILLLMPVDLYKLWRYRPWLLGDVTCKLSQFVSEACTFSSILHITALSVERYLAVCFPLRAKVLVTHAKVKGLIGLLWAAALLSAGPVFALVGVEELEDGGGSECRCTQYALSSGLLGAMMWLSNLYFLVPLCCLSLLYGLIARKLWHRRHCAHRDRANRQTVKMLAVIVLAFVLCWLPFHVGRTLFSVSLSSSPHMYTVSQYFNLVSFVLFYLSAAINPILYNTMSSRYRLAVRGLLGLAAGGAGSRGGIHLSARPRAPPPTRQHSQSTANL, encoded by the exons ATGGCCGTCTCGGACATCCTCATCCTGCTGCTGATGCCCGTTGACCTGTACAAG CTGTGGAGGTACCGGCCGTGGCTTCTGGGGGACGTCACCTGCAAGCTGTCGCAGTTCGTGAGCGAGGCGTGCACCTTCTCGAGCATCCTGCACATCACGGCGCTGAGCGTCGAGCGCTACCTGGCCGTGTGCTTCCCGCTGCGCGCCAAGGTGCTGGTGACGCACGCCAAGGTGAAGGGCCTCATCGGGCTGCTGTGGGCCGCGGCGCTGCTGAGCGCGGGCCCCGTGTTCGCCCTGGTGGGCGTCGAGGAGCTGGAGGACGGCGGCGGCAGCGAGTGCCGCTGCACGCAGTACGCCTTGAGCTCGGGGCTCCTGGGAGCCATGATGTGGCTCTCGAACCTCTACTTCCTGGTGCCGCTGTGCTGCCTGAGCCTGCTATACGGGCTCATCGCACGCAAGCTCTGGCACCGGCGGCACTGCGCCCACCGCGACCGCGCCAACCGGCAGACCGTCAAAATGCTCG CGGTCATCGTCCTGGCCTTCGTGCTCTGCTGGCTGCCGTTCCACGTGGGTCGAACCCTCTTCTCCGTGTCGCTGAGCTCCAGCCCACACATGTACACCGTGAGCCAGTACTTCAACCTGGTGTCCTTCGTGCTCTTCTACCTGAGCGCCGCCATCAACCCCATCCTCTACAACACCATGTCCTCGCGTTACCGCCTGGCCGTGCGTGGCCTCCTGGGCCTCGCTGCGGGAGGGGCCGGCTCCCGGGGGGGTATACACCTGTCTGCTCGGCCCCGCGCCCCTCCCCCGACCCGCCAGCACTCGCAGTCCACCGCCAACCTGTGA
- the ppp1r35 gene encoding protein phosphatase 1 regulatory subunit 35, whose translation MAAALRPPACGDPDGQAFPQPSPVPLGCDHPVSQPELDLSLTLTPERPVREEGLPRWVGRGWGQMGHGQRRNSRSKVHFHIRPKSGASGGKSSGALSEEPHVVAVAPEKCSLSGRTQTLCRSTAADLVGKKNMKKPEDMVPTALHEQPDAPSEGVALNTTLALKAELMDLAKKQFDPRKAVQQQLKLSTHTRNHISSRATEGVNIPRSQQLYQELISISVSEDQLISQALHDRLVLVPPSCSHGNKEPPAEGPNLLAFYSPGELLRETPFLPGDELKLPRPHPVPHPSQATFDLYHRQRQWEA comes from the exons ATGGCCGCAGCCCTTCGTCCCCCCGCTTGCGGTGACCCTGACGGTCAGGCATTTCCCCAGCCCTCCCCTGTCCCCTTGGGGTGTGACCACCCTGTGAGTCAGCCAGAGCTGGACCTATCTCTCACCCTGACACCCGAGAGACCTGTCCGGGAGGAGGGTCTCCCGCGATGGGTGGGACGGGGATGGGGACAGATGGGACACGGACAGAGGCGTAACTCTCGCAGTAAG GTGCATTTTCACATCAGGCCCAAGTCGGGAGCCAGCGGGGGGAAATCGAGTGGAGCCTTGAGTGAGGAGCCACACGTCGTGGCTGTGGCTCCTGAGAAGTGCAGCCTATCGGGACGGACACAGACACTCTGCAGGAGTACTGCGGCAGACCTTGTGG GTAAAAAGAATATGAAGAAGCCCGAGGACATGGTACCGACTGCCCTTCATGAGCAGCCTGACGCCCCAAGTGAGGGTGTGGCACTCAACACAACACTCGCCTTGAAGGCGGAACTTATGGATTTGGCTAAGAAGCAATTTGACCCCAGGAAGGcggtgcagcagcagctgaagttatccacacacacaaggaacCACATCAGCAGCCGTGCTACTGAAG GAGTCAACATCCCACGCTCTCAGCAGCTCTATCAGGAACTCATCAGCATCAGTGTGTCTGAGGATCAGCTGATCAGTCAGGCTCTTCATGATAGGCTCGTGTTGGTGCCGCCCTCCTGTTCCCATGGGAACAAG GAGCCGCCAGCAGAGGGCCCCAACCTCCTGGCCTTCTACAGTCCTGGAGAACTGCTCCGCGAAACCCCGTTTCTGCCAGGGGACGAGCTGAAGCTGCCACGGCCGCACCCTGTTCCACACCCTTCCCAGGCAACATTTGACCTCTAccacagacagagacagtggGAGGCATGA